One region of Flavobacterium sp. KACC 22763 genomic DNA includes:
- a CDS encoding gamma carbonic anhydrase family protein has product MLIKSVNGKSPLIPEDCYVAENATIVGDVTFGESCSVWFNAVVRGDVHFIKIGNKVNIQDGAVIHCTYQKHPTIIGNNVSIGHNAIVHGCTIHDNVLIGMGAIVMDNCVVESNAIIAAGAVVTQNTVVTSGSIYAGVPAKKVKDIDQSDFAGEIERISNNYVMYSSWFKNEE; this is encoded by the coding sequence ATGCTTATTAAATCTGTAAACGGAAAATCGCCTCTTATTCCAGAGGATTGTTATGTGGCCGAAAATGCTACTATTGTTGGAGATGTTACTTTTGGAGAATCTTGCAGTGTTTGGTTTAATGCTGTTGTTAGGGGAGATGTTCATTTTATTAAAATTGGAAATAAAGTAAACATTCAAGATGGCGCTGTAATTCATTGCACATACCAAAAACACCCTACTATTATTGGAAATAATGTATCAATTGGTCATAATGCAATTGTTCACGGCTGTACAATTCATGATAATGTTTTAATCGGAATGGGAGCCATTGTAATGGATAATTGTGTGGTAGAAAGCAATGCTATAATTGCTGCCGGAGCTGTAGTAACCCAAAATACGGTTGTGACTTCTGGAAGTATTTACGCTGGTGTTCCTGCCAAAAAAGTAAAAGATATAGATCAGTCTGATTTTGCTGGAGAAATTGAACGCATTTCAAATAATTACGTAATGTATTCAAGCTGGTTCAAAAACGAAGAATAG
- a CDS encoding LytR/AlgR family response regulator transcription factor, giving the protein MKCVIIDDEPLAVELLQDFVKKVDTLELISTFNNAIDAVSFINQNNVDLIFLDIQMPHFSGIDFLNTIEKKPLVIFTTAYSDYAVEGFNLGAVDYLVKPIPFHRFLKAVVRAQQVLQPVSTQALTESNNTPEIEQDFMFVRAEYENVKLNFADILFIEGLKDYVKIYTTDNKFTLTLISLIKLENLLSSKGFARIHRSYIINIKHVKSIQKNKVLISDKRIPISESYKSTFFEKINL; this is encoded by the coding sequence ATGAAATGTGTAATTATTGATGACGAACCTTTGGCTGTTGAACTACTACAGGATTTTGTCAAAAAAGTTGATACTTTGGAGCTGATTAGCACTTTCAATAATGCTATTGATGCCGTTTCGTTTATCAATCAGAATAATGTTGATTTGATTTTTCTGGATATTCAGATGCCTCATTTTTCTGGAATTGATTTTTTAAACACTATAGAGAAAAAACCTCTGGTTATTTTTACGACCGCTTATTCTGATTATGCTGTAGAAGGATTTAATCTTGGAGCAGTTGATTATTTAGTAAAACCAATTCCGTTTCATCGCTTTTTAAAAGCTGTAGTTCGCGCTCAGCAAGTTTTACAGCCTGTGTCAACTCAAGCACTTACAGAAAGCAATAATACACCAGAAATCGAACAGGATTTTATGTTTGTTCGCGCTGAATATGAAAATGTAAAATTAAATTTTGCCGATATTCTTTTTATTGAAGGCCTTAAAGATTATGTCAAAATTTACACTACAGATAATAAATTTACACTGACTTTAATTAGCTTAATCAAACTTGAAAATCTGCTTTCAAGCAAAGGTTTTGCAAGAATTCACAGATCGTATATTATCAATATCAAACATGTAAAATCGATTCAGAAAAACAAGGTATTAATAAGCGACAAAAGAATTCCTATCAGCGAAAGCTATAAAAGCACTTTCTTCGAAAAAATCAACCTATAA
- a CDS encoding dioxygenase family protein yields MDRKKFIRNGILGIASLASASKFLESCSKSDNDDTESSNSGDGSCMVSPSETKGPFPIKTPSQLVLENIKSDRVGIALLINLKIENKKNNCEPLSGVLVDVWHCDKDGNYSEYGGTQMQQTDYTSVHFLRGRQTSNTNGEVSFISIYPGWYQGRAPHVHVEILSSTGISLLVTQIAFPETISSQVYSSTNYVAHGQADTANAKDNVFSDSLADELATLTGNLTDGYTLTKTITVNA; encoded by the coding sequence ATGGACAGAAAAAAATTCATCCGAAATGGTATTTTGGGCATTGCTTCATTGGCAAGCGCTTCAAAATTTTTAGAATCTTGTTCTAAAAGTGACAACGATGATACCGAATCAAGCAATTCTGGAGACGGAAGCTGCATGGTTTCTCCTTCAGAAACAAAAGGTCCGTTCCCTATTAAAACGCCGAGTCAATTGGTTTTAGAAAACATCAAATCTGACCGTGTTGGAATTGCGTTATTGATTAATTTAAAAATCGAAAACAAAAAGAATAATTGCGAACCTCTTTCGGGAGTTTTAGTAGATGTTTGGCATTGTGACAAAGACGGAAATTATTCTGAATATGGTGGCACGCAAATGCAGCAAACCGATTACACTTCTGTTCATTTCTTAAGAGGAAGACAGACTTCAAACACTAATGGAGAAGTTTCTTTTATTTCAATTTATCCTGGCTGGTATCAAGGAAGAGCTCCACACGTGCATGTAGAAATTTTATCAAGTACAGGCATTTCATTACTTGTAACTCAGATTGCGTTTCCAGAAACCATTTCGAGTCAGGTTTATTCAAGTACCAATTATGTAGCGCATGGACAGGCAGATACTGCAAATGCAAAAGACAATGTTTTTTCCGATAGTCTAGCCGATGAACTTGCTACACTTACAGGAAACTTAACAGATGGTTATACGCTTACAAAAACGATAACCGTTAACGCATAA
- a CDS encoding sensor histidine kinase: MQIDTIKNTGYNKILFHFMIWIFFILTSLIQFYESPFKLDNDFYAQWLSGILLFYLNYFYLVPNYLLQKKYWLYGAFAIGLIALFMAIRLNYFVPEFRHLRPEKMMHSETIIRDPHFLPRDGKMHHRIEMRQPLFFKIAPSFFYILIITISAIIRTLTEFYNNQQNKLIAETHRTNTELIYLRKQTNPHFLFNSLNSIYSLAHKKSDLVPDAIVTLSELMRYMLYETDNKTVALEKEVNYIQNYIELQKLRLNNIEDIVINVHGDTKNKFIEPLLLISFVENAFKYGTDYKGAAHVKIKILITDHNLDFWIENTIENYVKDPENSGIGLVNIQNRLDLLYPNAHELTITQDDNYYRVHLNLKLDEIKTAIH; encoded by the coding sequence ATGCAGATCGATACCATTAAAAATACAGGCTACAACAAAATACTATTCCATTTTATGATATGGATTTTCTTTATTTTGACTTCTCTAATTCAATTTTACGAAAGTCCATTTAAGCTAGACAACGATTTTTATGCCCAATGGCTTTCTGGAATTTTATTGTTTTATCTGAACTATTTTTATTTGGTTCCAAATTATCTGCTGCAAAAAAAATATTGGCTCTACGGCGCATTTGCTATTGGTCTGATTGCACTATTTATGGCAATACGATTAAATTATTTTGTTCCTGAATTTAGACATTTAAGGCCTGAGAAAATGATGCATTCTGAAACCATTATTCGCGATCCCCATTTTTTACCAAGAGATGGTAAAATGCATCATAGAATAGAAATGAGACAGCCACTTTTTTTTAAAATTGCTCCTTCATTTTTCTATATTCTGATTATTACGATCTCAGCCATTATTAGAACATTGACTGAATTTTATAATAATCAGCAAAATAAACTGATTGCCGAGACTCATCGAACAAATACCGAATTGATTTATTTGCGCAAACAAACCAATCCGCATTTTTTATTTAATTCCTTAAACAGTATTTATTCTCTCGCACACAAAAAATCTGATTTGGTCCCTGATGCCATCGTAACCTTGTCTGAGCTTATGCGGTATATGCTGTATGAGACCGACAACAAAACGGTGGCTTTAGAAAAAGAGGTCAATTATATTCAGAATTATATTGAATTGCAAAAACTGCGATTAAACAATATTGAAGACATTGTAATCAATGTTCATGGTGATACTAAAAACAAGTTTATTGAGCCTTTACTATTGATTTCTTTTGTAGAAAATGCTTTTAAATATGGGACTGATTATAAAGGCGCTGCTCACGTAAAAATCAAGATTCTAATTACAGATCACAATCTTGACTTTTGGATTGAAAATACCATTGAAAATTACGTGAAAGATCCTGAAAATTCAGGAATTGGATTGGTAAATATCCAAAACCGTCTTGATCTTCTATATCCAAACGCACACGAACTTACCATCACACAAGATGATAATTATTACCGAGTTCATTTGAATTTAAAATTAGACGAAATTAAAACCGCAATACACTAA
- a CDS encoding DUF4907 domain-containing protein — translation MMITKIKKFFWALRQKNLIVFALLLLFIACAKKEALTTASFKTNSGWGYTIAYKEKIVIKQSIIPVISDTKSFDTESDALKVAALVKQKLKQNLSPTVTKNELILLKIKL, via the coding sequence ATGATGATAACTAAAATTAAAAAATTCTTCTGGGCATTACGCCAGAAGAATTTAATTGTTTTTGCACTTCTTTTACTTTTTATTGCCTGCGCAAAAAAAGAAGCTTTAACAACCGCGTCTTTTAAAACAAATTCTGGATGGGGCTATACGATAGCTTACAAAGAAAAAATTGTAATTAAACAGTCTATCATTCCCGTGATAAGTGACACTAAAAGTTTTGATACAGAGAGCGATGCTTTGAAAGTTGCTGCTCTAGTAAAGCAGAAACTCAAACAAAACTTATCTCCAACGGTAACCAAAAATGAACTAATTTTATTAAAAATAAAATTGTAA
- a CDS encoding Kelch repeat-containing protein, which yields MINLKKGILFAALFSSLFFISCSNDDDDDDLVGNWIKKSAFDGPARSSATSFVIGDYAYVVGGYTGDVYLKDLWVYNSNGDYWEQKADFGGIGRSSASSFTLNDKGYVGLGYDGTNKLKDFYQYDPSANSWTQKTDFAGTARYAAVGFQVGGKAYFGTGYDGNYLKDFYQYDDQANTWTLVNGFSGNKRRNATVFTIADKAYLVTGVNNGVYQEDFWEFDPATDVWTRKRDIDKDTDDDYSYNDDYAIVRSNASSFSMNGLGYVVGGENIKTVWEYNPSTDLWTERTPMEGATRTDAVGFSINNRGFYMLGRVGSTYFDDAWEFKPLDEQSDDDN from the coding sequence ATGATTAATCTAAAAAAAGGAATTTTATTCGCAGCGCTTTTTTCAAGCCTCTTTTTTATAAGCTGCAGCAATGACGATGACGACGATGATTTGGTAGGAAACTGGATTAAAAAATCGGCCTTTGATGGCCCTGCAAGATCTAGTGCCACAAGTTTTGTTATTGGAGATTATGCTTATGTAGTTGGCGGCTATACAGGCGATGTTTATTTAAAAGATTTATGGGTTTACAACTCTAATGGAGATTATTGGGAACAGAAAGCTGATTTTGGTGGTATTGGAAGAAGTTCTGCTTCTAGTTTTACACTAAATGACAAAGGATATGTAGGTCTTGGTTATGATGGAACAAACAAACTGAAAGACTTTTACCAATACGATCCTTCTGCAAACAGCTGGACACAAAAAACAGATTTTGCAGGAACAGCTCGTTACGCTGCCGTAGGTTTCCAGGTTGGTGGCAAAGCGTATTTTGGAACAGGTTATGACGGAAATTATTTAAAAGATTTTTATCAGTACGATGATCAGGCCAATACTTGGACTCTTGTAAATGGCTTCAGCGGTAACAAAAGACGTAATGCGACTGTGTTTACAATTGCAGACAAAGCGTATTTGGTAACGGGCGTGAACAACGGCGTTTATCAAGAAGATTTCTGGGAATTTGATCCAGCAACAGATGTTTGGACAAGAAAACGTGATATCGATAAAGATACAGATGATGATTACAGCTACAATGACGATTATGCTATTGTACGTTCTAATGCTTCGAGTTTTTCTATGAATGGCTTAGGATATGTTGTAGGAGGTGAAAATATCAAAACAGTTTGGGAGTATAATCCATCAACTGATTTATGGACAGAAAGAACTCCGATGGAAGGCGCTACAAGAACTGATGCTGTTGGTTTCTCAATCAATAACCGCGGTTTCTATATGCTAGGAAGAGTTGGTTCTACTTACTTTGACGATGCTTGGGAATTCAAGCCATTAGACGAACAAAGCGATGATGATAACTAA
- a CDS encoding DUF6268 family outer membrane beta-barrel protein, with translation MKVRFLICFLFLISFLGLKAQENFSAAINFKTEPTEKINFSETNIAIFYQKKLGTKSKIANTLEYSNLKVNYELNPYNFYADQDKFNQVQNKFEYSSEIAEKTKWKLSVIPTANFQSKLDFSDVTVLGSLEISQQISSKLSVTAGAGRTSIFGAPKITPIVAFDYKMNEKTNFRIGFPDSKISYSNNDRNKFSLTNSFNGNFYHLDETSSADDNAEKAILSQMTSALEYERNVGGNWFLNFKGGYDFNKKYNLIDSNDHKAYDYNTGNGYVLGIGIKYKQ, from the coding sequence ATGAAAGTAAGGTTTTTAATTTGTTTTCTTTTTTTGATTTCATTTTTAGGTTTAAAAGCTCAGGAAAATTTTAGCGCAGCTATTAATTTCAAAACTGAGCCAACAGAAAAGATAAATTTTAGCGAAACAAACATTGCTATTTTTTATCAGAAAAAACTAGGAACAAAAAGCAAGATAGCGAACACGTTAGAATATTCTAATCTGAAAGTGAATTACGAATTGAATCCCTATAATTTTTATGCCGATCAGGACAAATTCAACCAAGTTCAAAACAAGTTTGAATATTCATCTGAAATAGCAGAAAAGACAAAATGGAAGCTTTCAGTTATTCCAACGGCAAATTTTCAGAGTAAACTGGATTTTTCAGATGTTACTGTTTTAGGAAGTTTAGAAATCAGTCAGCAGATTAGTTCAAAACTGAGTGTAACTGCTGGTGCTGGACGAACATCAATTTTTGGAGCACCTAAGATTACACCGATTGTTGCTTTTGATTATAAAATGAATGAAAAAACCAATTTTAGAATAGGATTCCCAGATTCGAAAATTTCGTATTCCAATAATGATCGAAATAAATTCAGTCTGACAAATAGTTTTAATGGAAACTTTTATCATTTAGACGAAACATCCAGTGCAGATGACAATGCCGAAAAAGCCATTTTATCACAAATGACTTCGGCTTTAGAATACGAAAGAAATGTTGGTGGCAATTGGTTTTTAAATTTTAAAGGCGGTTATGATTTCAACAAAAAATACAATTTAATAGACAGCAATGACCATAAAGCATACGACTATAATACTGGAAATGGCTACGTTTTAGGAATAGGGATCAAATACAAACAATAA
- a CDS encoding DUF4270 family protein, protein MHKFILILLFVLTLFSCGTDTDTGEFTVGSDYLALSNKVIMIDTVTVNMSTINFDSLATSNRGRILIGNYDDPIFGKVKSDSYFQLSTSNYALSSVGSDTESVNYVFDSISMILKYDKYYYGDTTRVQTFNIYRLTQKVKPNKDDNNFYNNSTLTYSSESLGKISYKPRPKEKDSINIQMSKEFGEALFQKIKKREVTDFDSFTEYLKGFVLVPENSSSSNVIGFSASESKVRLYYSKYQTDNETPLIIDFSILDATKQFNSISLDKTGTILQNLPVSTGTLSSTLLNNQGFIQSGTGVACRIDFPNIKQFKNISANGAIVDAELILKPVNNTYSEKYPLADSLTVYVGDNLNRISGTLLNAAGSSVYGKLSKSSDEFNENVGYSIPIGNFLQKEMLKQSDSRSSLILTLPGIAQSVDRIVFGNQKHVNNKIQLKIYYISY, encoded by the coding sequence ATGCACAAGTTTATATTGATACTGCTTTTTGTACTGACCTTATTTTCATGTGGTACAGACACAGACACTGGAGAATTTACTGTTGGGTCAGATTATTTGGCTTTGAGCAATAAAGTGATTATGATTGATACGGTGACAGTCAATATGTCGACAATTAATTTTGATTCACTGGCAACTTCTAACCGAGGAAGAATTCTGATAGGAAATTACGATGATCCTATTTTCGGAAAAGTAAAATCAGATAGCTATTTTCAGCTTTCTACTAGTAATTATGCTTTGTCTAGCGTAGGTTCAGATACAGAATCGGTGAATTATGTGTTTGACTCTATTTCTATGATTCTTAAATACGACAAATATTATTACGGAGATACTACAAGAGTCCAGACATTCAATATTTATAGATTAACTCAAAAAGTTAAGCCAAACAAAGATGATAATAATTTCTATAATAATTCAACGCTGACTTATAGTTCAGAAAGTTTGGGTAAAATATCTTATAAACCAAGACCGAAGGAAAAAGATTCGATTAATATTCAAATGAGTAAAGAATTTGGTGAGGCTCTTTTTCAAAAAATAAAGAAAAGAGAGGTTACAGATTTTGACAGCTTTACAGAATATCTGAAGGGATTTGTATTGGTTCCAGAAAATTCAAGTTCTTCCAATGTTATCGGATTTAGTGCTTCTGAAAGTAAGGTTCGATTATATTATTCGAAGTATCAAACAGACAATGAAACTCCACTTATTATCGATTTTTCAATTTTAGATGCCACTAAGCAGTTTAATTCTATTTCGCTCGATAAAACAGGAACGATACTGCAAAATCTACCGGTATCCACGGGCACACTATCCAGCACATTACTCAATAATCAGGGATTTATACAATCTGGAACTGGAGTTGCTTGTCGGATCGATTTTCCTAACATAAAACAGTTTAAGAATATTTCGGCAAATGGTGCCATAGTAGATGCAGAATTAATTCTTAAACCGGTCAATAATACTTATTCGGAAAAATATCCTTTAGCAGATTCGCTAACTGTTTATGTGGGAGATAATTTAAATAGAATAAGTGGAACACTTCTAAATGCTGCAGGCTCCTCGGTTTATGGAAAGCTGAGCAAAAGCAGTGATGAATTTAATGAAAATGTAGGGTATTCCATTCCGATCGGAAACTTTCTTCAGAAAGAAATGCTAAAACAATCTGATTCAAGGTCATCACTTATTTTGACATTGCCAGGGATTGCACAATCTGTTGATAGAATCGTTTTCGGCAATCAAAAACATGTCAACAATAAAATTCAGCTGAAAATTTATTACATCTCTTATTAA
- a CDS encoding aromatic hydrocarbon degradation protein: MKNKIVLWSCFLLMWLTSFSQSISSSPYSLYGVGSLYDSDFGYLSSIGGSGIALPSDTFINNLNPASLGFMYQNHFLFDIGGKAIATTYQSSNRTEKRNNFQFSHLAFAFPVSKNSGFSLALRPYSSSVFKISNLKLPIADSQEYYYVTAQGSGGLNNLDFSYGYRFGKKLTVGATGTVLFGNTVDDRAFLISNAITTIHKQTDYRGVRATLGAQFKIDSTFTIGTTFKVPTRINASKIQSVTSIADEVVSSIETDKASDTDDYYMPLEIGFGASKRFKNNLNVTLDYEKSFWGNTNQSELYGKFVNQDRFALGLTYSANKNVRRYWDRVGYAAGVNFDNGYLEIDKQRVNSASISVGLNLPIDNTFSSLNISYSYGQKGRIANDLIKENYHKISLNLSLDGIWFVKRKFE; this comes from the coding sequence ATGAAAAATAAAATTGTTCTTTGGAGCTGCTTCCTTTTAATGTGGCTGACTTCGTTTTCTCAAAGTATTTCAAGCTCTCCATATTCACTTTATGGCGTAGGAAGTTTGTATGATTCAGATTTTGGTTATCTGTCTTCAATTGGCGGTTCAGGAATTGCTTTGCCTTCAGATACTTTTATCAATAATTTGAATCCAGCTTCTTTAGGATTCATGTATCAGAATCATTTTCTTTTTGATATCGGAGGGAAAGCTATTGCAACAACTTACCAGAGCAGTAATCGTACAGAGAAGCGAAATAATTTTCAGTTTTCTCATTTGGCTTTTGCTTTTCCTGTTTCTAAAAATTCTGGTTTTAGTTTAGCACTTCGTCCATATTCTAGTTCAGTGTTTAAAATTTCTAATTTGAAACTTCCAATCGCAGACAGTCAGGAATATTATTATGTTACAGCACAAGGTTCGGGAGGTTTAAATAATTTAGATTTTTCTTATGGGTATCGATTTGGAAAAAAATTGACAGTAGGAGCAACAGGAACAGTACTTTTTGGAAATACGGTTGATGACCGTGCTTTTTTAATTTCGAATGCTATTACTACCATTCATAAGCAAACAGATTATAGAGGTGTTCGTGCAACATTAGGAGCTCAATTTAAAATAGATTCTACATTTACAATAGGAACGACATTCAAAGTTCCCACTAGAATAAATGCTTCCAAAATACAATCGGTAACGAGTATTGCAGATGAGGTAGTATCTTCTATAGAAACCGATAAAGCTTCAGATACCGACGATTATTATATGCCTTTAGAAATTGGTTTTGGAGCCAGCAAGCGATTTAAAAATAATCTGAATGTGACTTTAGATTACGAAAAAAGCTTCTGGGGAAACACTAATCAATCTGAACTTTATGGAAAATTTGTAAATCAAGATCGTTTTGCACTAGGATTAACTTATAGTGCCAATAAGAATGTTAGAAGATATTGGGATAGAGTGGGGTATGCGGCAGGTGTGAATTTTGATAATGGTTATCTGGAAATTGACAAACAGCGCGTAAATAGTGCATCTATTTCTGTTGGATTAAATCTGCCAATTGATAACACGTTTTCGTCACTTAATATTTCTTATTCTTACGGGCAGAAAGGCAGAATCGCAAATGATTTAATAAAAGAAAATTACCATAAAATATCACTCAACCTATCGTTGGACGGAATTTGGTTCGTCAAGCGAAAGTTTGAATAA
- the murI gene encoding glutamate racemase, whose amino-acid sequence MINNNPIGVFDSGIGGTSIWSAIHELLPNEKTIYLADNKNAPYGQRSKEEIVALSKKNVEFLLENNCKLIVVACNTATTNAIVELRADYDIPFVGIEPAIKPAANNSKTQVIGILATKGTLNSELFNKTAEMFHNTKIIEQVGHGLVQLIEDGNLYSPEMTQLLESYLQPMIEANIDYLVLGCSHYPYLIPQIKKILPDHIKIIDSGEAVARQTKNLLKEKVGFSESTDTEPIFYANSNPKVLESILEYKYPVIIKDF is encoded by the coding sequence ATGATAAACAATAATCCTATAGGCGTTTTTGATTCTGGTATTGGTGGAACTTCCATCTGGAGCGCCATTCATGAACTTCTTCCAAACGAAAAAACCATTTATCTGGCTGACAATAAAAATGCGCCGTATGGCCAAAGAAGCAAAGAAGAGATTGTTGCATTAAGCAAAAAAAACGTAGAGTTTTTACTAGAGAATAATTGCAAACTTATAGTTGTTGCTTGCAATACCGCTACAACAAATGCTATAGTCGAACTGCGTGCAGATTATGATATTCCGTTTGTTGGAATTGAGCCCGCTATCAAACCAGCGGCAAATAATTCTAAAACTCAGGTTATCGGAATTCTAGCGACAAAAGGAACGCTTAACAGTGAGTTGTTTAACAAAACTGCCGAGATGTTTCATAATACTAAAATCATTGAGCAGGTTGGACACGGACTTGTACAACTGATTGAAGATGGCAATTTGTACTCACCAGAAATGACACAATTGCTAGAGTCATATCTTCAGCCTATGATTGAAGCTAATATCGATTACTTAGTTTTAGGATGCAGCCACTACCCTTATCTGATTCCTCAAATAAAAAAAATTCTCCCAGATCATATTAAAATAATAGATTCAGGAGAAGCTGTGGCACGCCAAACTAAAAATCTGCTCAAAGAAAAAGTTGGCTTTTCTGAAAGCACAGATACTGAACCTATATTTTATGCTAATTCTAACCCTAAAGTTTTAGAGTCAATATTAGAATATAAATATCCAGTAATAATAAAAGATTTTTAA
- a CDS encoding OmpH family outer membrane protein, with protein MMKQIKTLLIAAILILGASNTMNAQAKVAHVDVSEIMSKMPAMLDAQNQLQKLSGTYDAEYKKMVDEYQVKIKKYEAEAATVTDAVNGERSKEVQDMQKRIVDYRDNAQKELQQKETDIVKPLMEKVRASIQKVGKAKGFQYVLDGSTLLLADGPNITADVKKDLGF; from the coding sequence ATGATGAAACAAATCAAAACTTTACTAATTGCTGCAATTCTTATTTTAGGAGCAAGTAACACAATGAACGCGCAAGCGAAGGTAGCTCATGTTGATGTAAGCGAGATCATGTCGAAAATGCCTGCTATGCTAGATGCTCAAAATCAACTGCAAAAATTAAGTGGTACATACGATGCTGAATACAAAAAAATGGTTGACGAATATCAAGTGAAAATTAAAAAGTATGAAGCTGAAGCTGCAACTGTAACAGATGCTGTAAACGGTGAGCGTTCTAAAGAAGTTCAAGATATGCAAAAGAGAATTGTTGATTACAGAGACAATGCTCAAAAAGAATTACAACAAAAAGAAACTGATATCGTAAAACCATTAATGGAAAAAGTAAGAGCTTCTATCCAAAAAGTTGGAAAAGCTAAAGGTTTCCAATACGTTTTAGATGGTTCTACTTTATTATTAGCTGATGGTCCAAACATCACTGCTGACGTTAAAAAAGATTTAGGATTCTAA
- a CDS encoding OmpH family outer membrane protein, protein MRKQFLFIFLALIVANTSQAQGKTTRIGYIDMEYILENVSDYKEAKSQLEQKAQKWKQEVEAKKLNINNLKESLKTEKALLTKELIEERETEIKFLEQEMMDYQQKQFGSDGNLMRQKAALAKPIQDQVFTAVQDIAEAKNYDFVFDKSSDLTMLFSNKRFDISDQVLRILNRTEKREQLTKKQLKEQEAKENIENAIDENPAMADRQKALDEKRAAREKLIQDRKLEQDAKRKEYEDRRKALQAERDAKKNGTVSGTVPATTVPAAATATDAAKTSSTAKTAAPATGATPTTEQPTMTKAEERQLLYEQRKKELEERRKKILEEREAAKKAKEAETQKANTTNN, encoded by the coding sequence ATGAGAAAACAATTTTTATTTATATTTTTAGCCTTGATTGTAGCAAATACAAGTCAGGCGCAAGGAAAGACTACTCGAATTGGCTACATCGACATGGAATATATTTTAGAAAATGTTTCCGATTATAAAGAAGCTAAATCACAATTAGAGCAAAAAGCTCAAAAGTGGAAACAAGAAGTTGAAGCCAAAAAATTAAATATAAATAATTTGAAAGAAAGCTTAAAAACAGAAAAAGCTTTACTTACAAAGGAATTAATAGAAGAAAGAGAAACAGAAATTAAGTTTCTTGAACAAGAAATGATGGATTATCAACAGAAACAATTTGGTTCTGATGGAAATCTAATGAGACAAAAAGCAGCGTTGGCTAAGCCAATACAAGATCAGGTTTTTACTGCTGTGCAAGATATAGCCGAAGCAAAAAATTATGATTTTGTTTTTGATAAATCATCAGATCTTACCATGCTTTTCAGCAATAAAAGATTTGACATTAGCGATCAGGTCTTAAGAATTTTAAACCGAACTGAAAAACGTGAGCAGCTGACAAAAAAACAGTTGAAAGAGCAAGAGGCTAAAGAGAATATTGAAAATGCAATTGACGAGAATCCAGCAATGGCCGACCGCCAAAAAGCACTTGACGAAAAAAGAGCTGCCAGAGAGAAACTAATTCAGGATAGAAAATTAGAGCAGGACGCTAAGAGAAAAGAATACGAGGATCGAAGAAAAGCACTGCAAGCAGAAAGAGACGCTAAAAAGAATGGCACGGTTTCTGGAACAGTTCCTGCAACAACAGTTCCTGCCGCAGCAACAGCGACAGATGCTGCTAAAACAAGTTCAACAGCTAAAACGGCAGCGCCAGCCACGGGAGCAACACCGACCACTGAGCAGCCTACAATGACAAAAGCAGAGGAAAGACAATTACTTTACGAACAGCGTAAAAAAGAATTGGAAGAAAGAAGAAAGAAAATTTTAGAAGAAAGAGAAGCGGCTAAAAAAGCAAAAGAAGCCGAAACACAAAAAGCAAATACGACCAATAATTAA